From the genome of Cyanobacteria bacterium QS_8_64_29, one region includes:
- a CDS encoding NADH-quinone oxidoreductase subunit NuoH, which translates to MSSGIDLQANFIESARELGIPAGAAKALWMPFPMLLMIIGATLGVLVAVWLERKVSAAAQQRIGPEYTGPLGILQPVADGLKLVFKEDSLTARTDRALFTLGPALVVIPAFVSYLIVPFGQDLIISDLTLGIFIWIVVSSVVPIGLLMCGYASNNKYSLLGGLRAAAQSISYEIPLALAVLAVVMMANSASTVDIVEQQAGYGILSWNLWRQPIGLVVFWVAALAECERLPFDLPEAEEELVAGYQTEYSGMKFGLLFLGSYVNLILSGLLFAVLYLGGWEFIVPLSQLANWLGVSETAPWLQVLTASLGIAMTLLKAFLLIFLAVLVRWTVPRIRIDQLLDLGWKFLLPVSLVNLLLTAGLKLAFPAYFGG; encoded by the coding sequence ATGAGTTCAGGAATCGACCTCCAAGCCAACTTTATCGAGTCCGCCCGGGAGCTGGGCATCCCGGCCGGTGCGGCCAAAGCCCTCTGGATGCCCTTCCCCATGCTGCTGATGATTATCGGCGCGACGTTGGGGGTGCTGGTTGCCGTTTGGCTCGAGCGCAAGGTCTCGGCAGCCGCCCAGCAGCGCATCGGCCCCGAATACACCGGGCCACTGGGCATCCTCCAGCCCGTGGCCGACGGCCTGAAGTTGGTATTTAAAGAAGACAGCCTGACGGCGCGCACCGATCGGGCGTTGTTTACCCTCGGACCGGCGCTGGTCGTCATCCCTGCGTTCGTGTCTTACTTGATCGTGCCCTTCGGGCAGGACCTGATTATCTCGGATCTAACATTGGGGATCTTTATTTGGATAGTGGTCTCGAGTGTGGTCCCCATCGGGCTGCTGATGTGCGGCTATGCCTCTAATAACAAGTACTCGCTGCTGGGTGGGTTGCGGGCAGCCGCGCAGTCGATCAGCTACGAAATCCCGCTGGCGCTGGCTGTCTTGGCCGTTGTCATGATGGCCAACAGCGCTAGCACGGTCGATATTGTCGAGCAGCAAGCTGGCTACGGTATCTTGAGCTGGAACCTGTGGCGCCAACCCATCGGGCTAGTGGTGTTTTGGGTGGCAGCGCTGGCCGAGTGCGAGCGCCTGCCCTTTGACTTGCCCGAGGCCGAGGAAGAGCTCGTTGCCGGCTATCAGACCGAGTACTCGGGTATGAAATTTGGCTTGCTCTTTTTGGGCTCCTACGTCAACCTCATCCTGTCGGGGTTGCTGTTTGCCGTGCTGTACTTGGGCGGCTGGGAGTTCATCGTTCCGCTGAGTCAGCTCGCCAATTGGCTGGGCGTGAGCGAAACCGCGCCTTGGCTGCAGGTGCTAACGGCGTCGTTGGGCATCGCGATGACGCTGCTCAAGGCCTTCCTGCTGATCTTTTTGGCCGTTCTGGTGCGCTGGACGGTGCCGCGCATCCGCATCGACCAGCTGCTCGATTTGGGCTGGAAATTCTTGCTCCCCGTTTCGCTAGTCAATCTGTTGCTAACGGCCGGACTCAAGCTTGCCTTCCCGGCTTACTTTGGCGGCTAG
- a CDS encoding citrate synthase (catalyzes the formation of citrate from acetyl-CoA and oxaloacetate), whose amino-acid sequence MTSGEYRPGLDGVPAAHSQISYLDGQRGILEYRGIPIEALARHSAFLETAYLLIWGWLPNAEELAQFQHEIRQQQRLKYQIRDMMKCFPDTGHPMDALQTLAASLGLFYSRRATDDPAYIREAVVRLLAKIPTAVAALQLMRHGDDPVQPHPQLGYASNFLYMLTEREPDSLAAQVFDTCLMLHAEHTINASTFSAMVTASTLTDPYAVVASAVGTLAGPLHGGASEQVMAVLADIGSEANVRPYVEECIARKTRIMGFGHRVYKVKDPRARILQDLAEQLFEAKGRDKYYDVAVELERVVSEKLGDKGIHANVDFYSGLVYRKLGIPTDLFTPVFAIARVAGWLAHWREQLSENRIFRPTQIYTGAREAPYVPLHQR is encoded by the coding sequence ATGACCAGCGGCGAGTACCGGCCCGGTTTGGACGGGGTCCCGGCAGCGCATTCCCAAATTAGCTACCTCGACGGCCAGCGCGGCATTCTGGAGTATCGCGGCATCCCCATTGAGGCGCTCGCGCGCCACAGCGCGTTTTTAGAGACCGCTTACCTGCTGATCTGGGGCTGGCTTCCCAATGCCGAGGAGCTGGCGCAGTTCCAGCACGAAATCCGCCAGCAGCAGCGCCTCAAGTACCAAATTCGGGACATGATGAAATGCTTTCCCGATACGGGCCATCCCATGGATGCACTGCAGACGCTGGCAGCCTCGCTGGGCCTGTTCTACTCGCGGCGGGCCACCGACGATCCGGCCTACATCCGCGAAGCGGTGGTTCGGTTGCTAGCCAAAATTCCGACCGCCGTCGCCGCTCTGCAACTAATGCGCCACGGTGACGATCCGGTGCAGCCGCACCCCCAGCTGGGGTATGCGAGCAACTTTCTCTACATGCTGACCGAGCGCGAGCCGGATTCGCTGGCCGCCCAGGTTTTCGATACCTGCCTGATGCTCCATGCCGAGCACACCATCAATGCCTCCACCTTCTCGGCCATGGTGACCGCCTCTACCCTCACCGATCCCTACGCCGTCGTTGCCTCGGCGGTGGGGACGCTGGCCGGGCCGCTCCACGGCGGCGCCAGCGAGCAGGTCATGGCCGTTTTGGCCGACATTGGCTCTGAGGCCAACGTGCGCCCTTACGTCGAGGAATGCATCGCCCGCAAGACTCGCATCATGGGATTCGGGCACCGCGTTTACAAAGTCAAGGATCCGCGCGCCCGGATCCTGCAGGATCTGGCCGAGCAGCTGTTCGAGGCCAAAGGGCGCGACAAGTACTACGATGTGGCCGTCGAGCTGGAGCGAGTGGTCTCAGAAAAGCTGGGCGATAAGGGCATCCACGCCAACGTCGATTTTTACTCAGGGTTGGTCTATCGCAAGTTGGGCATCCCGACCGATTTGTTTACCCCTGTGTTTGCGATCGCGCGCGTGGCGGGCTGGCTGGCGCACTGGCGCGAGCAACTGTCCGAGAATCGCATCTTTCGCCCCACCCAGATCTACACCGGCGCGCGCGAGGCTCCCTACGTGCCGCTTCACCAGCGCTAG
- the sixA gene encoding phosphohistidine phosphatase SixA — translation MELYLIRHGIAAEARAYANDADRPLTEQGRQRTRAVAQRLAGTGLAFDRIWTSPLVRARETAELLQAAGLSDRIEPCDPLAPGGELAAWTDWWQQWLSEAQTPYLALVGHQPDLGAWAEALVWGGDRQKLTVKKAGTIGIQLPDSATPMGQGTLFLLAPPKWVLA, via the coding sequence ATGGAGCTGTACCTGATCCGCCACGGCATTGCCGCCGAGGCCCGGGCCTACGCCAACGACGCCGATCGCCCCCTGACCGAGCAGGGACGGCAACGCACCCGCGCTGTCGCGCAGCGGCTCGCCGGAACCGGGCTGGCCTTCGATCGCATCTGGACCAGTCCGCTGGTGCGCGCTCGGGAAACGGCTGAGCTGTTGCAGGCAGCTGGCTTGAGTGATCGCATCGAGCCGTGCGACCCGCTGGCGCCCGGCGGCGAGCTAGCTGCCTGGACGGACTGGTGGCAGCAGTGGCTGAGCGAGGCGCAAACGCCCTACCTCGCGCTCGTGGGGCACCAGCCCGATCTGGGCGCGTGGGCCGAGGCCTTGGTTTGGGGCGGCGACCGACAAAAGCTGACCGTTAAAAAGGCCGGGACGATCGGCATTCAACTACCCGACAGCGCAACGCCTATGGGGCAAGGGACACTGTTTCTGCTGGCACCGCCCAAGTGGGTGCTGGCTTGA
- a CDS encoding exopolyphosphatase-like protein: MHSLSSQDNSLAGADAPSEIEAAKPEEGNGTSTRVQPQEADPPLDQAVESLRQTLERHRSERHIVLIQDFPDPDALSSAWAYQLIAQQYDIQADIVYAGILSHQENIALVKLTGLPAKRWSVHSLKDRDLSVYHGCVLIDNQGTTSQLMPMVQQAQLPIFIVIDHHTNQGDLEAELFDLRVQTRATATMLTQYIQAGMLQLNASNNKHVKCATALMHGLRSDTNRLLQAQAEDFQAAAYLSRFYDPQLLSAVVHSARSKRVMDVIERSLKNRIVRNSYSIAGVGYLRYDDRDAIPQSSDFLVTEENVHTAVVYGIVHNEEEELEVVIGSLRTNKITLDPDEFIKEAFGKDAQGRYFGGGRYNAGGFEVPLGFLYGFNEHPKYAKLKWEVFDTQIKQKLLRLVNPDEDVIQTD, encoded by the coding sequence ATGCATTCGCTCAGTTCCCAAGACAACTCGCTTGCCGGTGCCGATGCTCCTTCCGAGATCGAGGCTGCCAAGCCGGAGGAAGGCAACGGTACCAGCACCCGCGTGCAGCCCCAGGAAGCCGATCCGCCCCTGGACCAAGCGGTCGAGTCGCTCAGGCAAACGCTCGAGCGGCACCGCAGCGAGCGCCACATCGTACTGATCCAGGATTTTCCCGATCCGGACGCGCTCTCGAGCGCGTGGGCCTACCAGCTCATCGCCCAGCAGTACGACATCCAGGCTGACATCGTTTACGCCGGGATTCTCTCGCACCAGGAAAACATTGCCCTGGTCAAACTGACCGGCTTGCCGGCCAAGCGCTGGAGCGTGCACAGCCTCAAAGACCGCGACCTCTCCGTCTATCACGGCTGCGTGCTGATCGACAATCAGGGCACCACCAGCCAGCTGATGCCCATGGTGCAGCAAGCCCAGCTGCCCATTTTTATCGTCATCGACCACCACACCAACCAGGGCGATCTCGAGGCCGAGCTGTTCGATCTGCGCGTCCAAACCCGCGCGACCGCCACGATGCTGACCCAGTACATCCAGGCGGGGATGCTGCAGCTCAACGCCAGCAATAACAAGCACGTTAAGTGCGCGACCGCGCTCATGCACGGCTTGCGCTCCGATACCAATCGGCTGCTGCAGGCCCAGGCGGAGGACTTTCAGGCTGCCGCCTACCTGAGCCGCTTCTACGATCCGCAGCTACTGAGCGCTGTGGTCCACTCGGCGCGCTCCAAGCGCGTCATGGACGTCATCGAGCGATCGCTCAAAAACCGCATCGTGCGCAACAGCTACTCCATTGCCGGGGTGGGCTACCTGCGCTACGACGACCGCGATGCCATTCCCCAGTCCTCGGATTTCCTCGTGACTGAAGAAAACGTCCATACGGCGGTGGTCTACGGCATCGTCCACAACGAGGAAGAAGAACTCGAGGTGGTCATTGGCTCGCTGCGGACCAACAAAATCACCCTCGATCCCGACGAATTCATCAAAGAGGCCTTTGGCAAGGACGCCCAGGGTCGCTACTTCGGCGGCGGCCGCTACAACGCAGGTGGCTTTGAGGTACCGCTCGGGTTTCTCTACGGCTTCAACGAGCACCCCAAATACGCCAAGCTCAAGTGGGAAGTCTTCGATACGCAGATCAAGCAAAAGCTGCTGCGGTTGGTCAACCCGGATGAAGACGTCATCCAAACGGATTGA
- a CDS encoding HNH endonuclease produces the protein MGKVLVLNASYEPLNLTSWRRAVVLLLKGKAERLEHAGTHVCPEFPLPSVIRLRYYVRVPYKEIPLTRRNILERDARTCQYCNYKGDRLTLDHVVPRAQGGTDRWDNLVTACIRCNVRKGSRTPQEASMELKRPPRRPYSSLYFELARHLQGNRNHEWRKYVIGLNV, from the coding sequence ATGGGCAAAGTTCTGGTACTCAATGCCTCCTACGAACCGCTCAATTTGACGAGCTGGCGGCGGGCTGTCGTACTGCTGCTAAAAGGCAAGGCCGAGCGCTTGGAGCACGCCGGAACGCACGTCTGCCCCGAGTTCCCCCTGCCCTCGGTCATTCGGCTGCGCTACTACGTCCGCGTCCCTTACAAAGAGATCCCGCTGACGCGCCGCAACATTCTGGAGCGGGATGCCCGGACTTGCCAGTATTGCAACTACAAAGGCGATCGGCTCACCCTCGATCACGTTGTTCCGCGCGCCCAAGGCGGTACGGACCGCTGGGACAACTTGGTCACAGCCTGCATCCGCTGCAACGTCCGCAAGGGAAGCCGCACGCCGCAAGAGGCCAGCATGGAGCTCAAGCGCCCGCCCCGACGGCCCTACAGCAGCCTGTATTTCGAGCTAGCGCGGCACTTGCAAGGCAACCGCAATCACGAGTGGCGCAAGTATGTCATCGGTCTTAACGTGTGA
- a CDS encoding alanine racemase, translated as MRIVPEAEPSARPASQLRTVSPSAATGCHRAWVEVSCSAIAANVRQLRGVLAPQTELVAVVKADAYGHGAVRVARTALAAGASRLAVATLQEGKELRQAGIDAPILLLGAANDPGEIAAIADWQLQPTLGMPQQALTVSEVMAQRGGTITVHLKIDTGMSRLGTLWERAAEFVRLVRQLPHLKIASLYSHLATADDPDPTVMQWQQQRFSAAIASLQAHGIALPPLHLANSAATLRDRSCHYDWVRVGLALYGLHPAPHLRSCLALQPALQLKAKVTQVKTIPAGAGVSYGHQFVADRPMPIAVVGIGYADGVPRNLSNRLQVLARGRRLSQIGAITMDQLMLDASAIPDLSPGEVVTLIGQDGEAAIEATSWAEALGTIDWEILCGFKHRLPRIERD; from the coding sequence GTGAGGATCGTGCCCGAGGCTGAACCGTCTGCCCGCCCAGCAAGCCAGCTCCGAACGGTCAGCCCGAGCGCGGCAACCGGGTGCCACCGCGCTTGGGTGGAGGTGAGCTGCAGCGCAATCGCGGCTAACGTCCGGCAGCTGCGGGGGGTTTTGGCCCCGCAGACCGAGCTGGTCGCTGTAGTTAAAGCGGATGCCTACGGGCACGGTGCCGTCCGGGTTGCCCGCACGGCCCTGGCCGCCGGCGCCAGCCGGCTGGCTGTGGCGACCTTGCAGGAAGGCAAAGAACTGCGGCAGGCGGGCATTGACGCGCCCATTTTGCTACTGGGGGCTGCTAACGACCCAGGCGAGATCGCCGCGATCGCGGATTGGCAGCTGCAGCCGACGCTGGGGATGCCGCAGCAGGCGCTGACTGTCTCGGAGGTGATGGCGCAGCGCGGCGGCACGATCACGGTTCATCTCAAAATCGATACGGGCATGTCGCGCTTGGGAACCCTCTGGGAGCGCGCAGCCGAGTTCGTTCGGCTCGTGCGCCAACTGCCGCATCTCAAGATCGCCAGCCTCTACTCCCACCTGGCCACGGCCGACGATCCCGATCCCACGGTCATGCAGTGGCAGCAGCAGCGCTTTAGCGCCGCGATCGCCAGCTTGCAAGCCCACGGCATAGCCCTGCCGCCGCTGCATCTGGCTAACTCCGCCGCAACGCTGCGCGATCGCAGCTGCCACTACGACTGGGTGCGCGTGGGCTTGGCCCTGTACGGGCTCCATCCGGCGCCCCACTTGCGCTCTTGCCTCGCGCTGCAACCGGCGCTCCAGCTCAAAGCCAAAGTCACGCAAGTCAAAACCATTCCCGCCGGGGCCGGCGTCAGCTACGGCCACCAATTCGTTGCCGATCGCCCCATGCCCATTGCCGTGGTGGGCATCGGCTACGCTGATGGCGTGCCGCGGAACCTCTCCAACCGCCTGCAGGTACTGGCGCGCGGTCGCCGCCTGTCCCAAATCGGCGCCATTACCATGGACCAGCTCATGCTCGATGCCAGCGCCATCCCGGATCTGAGCCCGGGCGAGGTGGTAACGCTCATCGGCCAGGATGGGGAGGCTGCAATTGAGGCCACGTCCTGGGCGGAGGCGCTCGGTACTATCGACTGGGAGATCCTGTGCGGCTTCAAGCACCGCTTGCCGCGCATCGAGCGCGACTGA
- a CDS encoding glycoside hydrolase, translated as MNATGGRHLALISVHGDPAVDIGGEEAGGQNVYVRQVGEALAQQGWQVEMFSRKADPEQPEVVTHQPNCRTIRLQAGPEAFVPRQDIFGYCEDFLQQLQAFARAQGIAYELIHSNYWLSGWVGLALKQRYGLPLVHTYHSLGSVKYQAVEDVPPIASQRLQVEKACLETADRVVATTPQEQAHMRALVSSAGSIEVIPCGTDIQHFGSIDDRAARERLGIAPEAYVIFYIGRFDRRKGIETLVRAVAQSQLRARGAPLQLILAGGADPNKPDSEERRRIGDLVSELGLADCTQFPGRVPDAELPAYYAAADVCVVPSHYEPFGLVPIEAMASGTPVVGSNVGGLQFTVVPEETGLLVPPQAVEAFSQAIDRVLGNPEWRRQLGANARQRVVDRFSWSGVAAQLGDLYERVIAEAASRAPVGA; from the coding sequence ATGAACGCAACCGGCGGGCGCCACCTAGCTTTGATCTCGGTTCACGGCGATCCGGCCGTCGACATTGGCGGTGAAGAAGCGGGCGGTCAAAACGTCTACGTGCGCCAAGTGGGGGAAGCGCTGGCGCAGCAGGGCTGGCAAGTGGAGATGTTTTCGCGCAAAGCGGATCCCGAGCAACCCGAGGTCGTAACCCACCAGCCCAACTGCCGAACGATCCGCTTGCAGGCTGGACCGGAAGCATTCGTACCGCGCCAGGACATCTTTGGCTATTGCGAGGACTTCCTCCAGCAGTTGCAAGCCTTTGCACGCGCGCAAGGCATTGCCTACGAGCTGATCCACAGCAATTACTGGCTCTCGGGCTGGGTGGGGCTGGCCCTCAAGCAGCGCTACGGGCTGCCCCTGGTGCACACCTACCACTCGCTCGGGTCAGTCAAGTACCAGGCCGTCGAGGACGTTCCACCCATTGCCAGCCAGCGCTTGCAGGTGGAGAAGGCGTGCTTGGAGACCGCCGATCGCGTGGTGGCCACGACCCCGCAGGAGCAGGCGCACATGCGCGCGCTGGTCTCGAGCGCCGGCAGCATTGAGGTCATTCCCTGCGGCACCGACATCCAGCACTTTGGCTCCATTGACGACCGAGCCGCGCGCGAACGCTTGGGCATCGCGCCCGAAGCTTACGTCATCTTCTATATTGGGCGCTTTGATCGGCGCAAAGGTATCGAAACTCTGGTGCGAGCCGTGGCGCAGTCGCAGCTGCGCGCTCGCGGCGCGCCGCTGCAGCTCATTTTGGCGGGCGGGGCAGACCCCAACAAACCTGACAGTGAAGAGCGCCGGCGCATTGGGGACTTGGTGAGCGAGCTGGGCCTGGCCGACTGCACGCAGTTTCCCGGCCGGGTCCCCGATGCCGAATTGCCCGCTTACTACGCAGCTGCCGACGTTTGCGTAGTGCCCAGCCACTACGAACCGTTCGGGCTGGTGCCCATCGAGGCCATGGCTAGCGGTACGCCCGTGGTGGGCAGCAACGTTGGGGGGTTGCAATTCACCGTAGTCCCCGAGGAAACAGGGCTGCTCGTGCCGCCCCAAGCTGTGGAAGCTTTTAGCCAGGCCATTGATCGCGTTTTGGGCAATCCCGAGTGGCGGCGCCAGCTGGGGGCCAACGCGCGCCAGCGCGTGGTGGATCGCTTTAGCTGGAGCGGCGTGGCGGCGCAGCTGGGCGATCTCTACGAGCGCGTCATTGCCGAAGCAGCGTCGCGCGCGCCCGTTGGGGCTTAG
- a CDS encoding amino acid ABC transporter substrate-binding protein yields the protein MGSQELPDFSTSDGSDTQSSGQALKIGTLLPVTGDLSSIGQNMPKAVRMAVERANSCQGVNGQPIELVTEDSQTDPAAGSAAASKLAQADSVDAIVGAFSSGVSSASVDVAVRNQVMMVSPGSTSPTFTQRAQEGDFNGFWARTAPPDTYQARALAKLADKRGFKRVSTAVINNDYGVGFEREFTQAFERLGGTIANGSNPVRYPLKAATLDSEAQAAFGNGDPDAVMAAVYQETGSLLLKAAYQQGLMENTQVLLTDGVKSQEFVEQVGQTPGGRPIIAGALGTVPAANGDALQALESRWQEQTGDSLTAFIPHTWDATALIALAAQAAGESSGPAIKDRIRDVATPPGQAVSDLCQELELLRQDQSINYQGASGNVDLNEYGNVVEVYDVWQVREDGSIETVDRVEPQLESSN from the coding sequence ATGGGGTCGCAGGAGCTGCCCGATTTCTCGACTAGCGACGGCAGCGACACCCAGAGTTCGGGGCAAGCGCTCAAGATCGGGACGCTGCTGCCGGTTACTGGGGATCTGTCCTCAATCGGGCAGAACATGCCCAAAGCGGTCCGCATGGCCGTGGAGCGCGCCAACAGCTGCCAGGGGGTCAACGGCCAGCCCATTGAGCTGGTTACCGAGGACAGCCAGACCGATCCGGCGGCCGGCTCGGCTGCCGCGAGCAAGCTAGCCCAGGCCGACAGTGTCGATGCCATTGTCGGGGCCTTCTCCAGCGGCGTCTCCAGCGCCTCGGTCGATGTTGCCGTGCGCAACCAAGTCATGATGGTCTCGCCCGGCAGCACCAGCCCCACCTTTACCCAGCGCGCTCAAGAGGGGGATTTCAACGGCTTTTGGGCGCGCACGGCCCCGCCCGATACCTATCAAGCCCGCGCCCTGGCCAAGCTAGCCGACAAGCGCGGTTTCAAGCGCGTCTCAACCGCGGTTATCAACAACGATTACGGCGTGGGGTTCGAGCGCGAGTTTACCCAAGCCTTCGAACGCTTGGGCGGCACCATCGCCAATGGCAGCAATCCCGTTCGCTATCCGCTCAAGGCCGCCACGTTGGATAGCGAGGCGCAAGCGGCCTTTGGCAATGGCGATCCCGATGCGGTTATGGCAGCGGTCTATCAGGAGACTGGAAGCCTGCTGCTCAAAGCCGCCTACCAGCAGGGCCTGATGGAAAACACGCAGGTGCTGCTCACCGATGGGGTCAAATCCCAGGAGTTTGTCGAGCAAGTCGGCCAGACCCCCGGCGGCCGCCCCATTATTGCCGGGGCGCTGGGAACGGTGCCAGCCGCCAACGGTGATGCCCTCCAGGCCCTCGAATCCCGCTGGCAGGAGCAAACGGGCGATTCGCTGACGGCCTTCATTCCGCACACTTGGGACGCAACCGCCCTAATTGCCCTCGCTGCGCAAGCCGCCGGTGAGAGCTCAGGGCCGGCCATTAAAGACCGCATCCGCGATGTCGCCACGCCGCCCGGCCAAGCGGTTAGCGACCTGTGCCAGGAGCTGGAGCTGCTGCGGCAGGACCAATCAATCAACTACCAAGGGGCCAGCGGCAACGTCGACCTCAACGAGTACGGCAATGTCGTGGAGGTCTATGACGTGTGGCAGGTGCGAGAAGACGGCAGCATCGAAACGGTCGATCGCGTCGAGCCCCAACTG